AGAACGTCAGAAGAAATATTAGTGCTTTTAGTGTTTAAATATGAAGAGTTACTCTTAGAAAAGAAATtcttatgaataattaatatcaACAGAAAAAGTATTCGCAAAAATATTGATTGTAGATGAAAAAGCAtgtgatatattaaaaaatacaaatattgaatAAACACTTAATTAGTTTGCAATTGAAGTATGATTACAGCTGCTTATATTGTATTCTGGGAGGAGATCTTGTTGTCACTCCTCTGATCACTTTATttaatcagtattaaaaaacattatattgcTGACAATATAACTAAGAGAGTTTGTGAATTAGTTGAACATACAATCTACTTGTTACTTAGCATGTTATAGCTTCTTCTGAAAGATATCAAAGATTTACTATAttactattaaacaaataaattaactaAGATTttcaataatgaagtaaatgtaAGGATGGGTAATATAGTCTAATACAATGAATACAATTAAGATAGTAGGAATGGCAATTGTATAAACACAAGCAGAATCAAGATTTTTTGCCGACAATCACTTTAAAAGTATCTGAAATATATTGTGTATTCTGTGCTAATGCTAATATGTAGAAATAAGCAAATGTATTGGTACTATcttgtttggatttttttgtattgggactgatatttaccattaatgtttttatttacacataAGTATTAATCAAATTATAGCAGCGAAATATGATACTTTCTATGATAATATGTTcttttagtaataaaaacatagtTAAGTGAAATGGTCCATTGTTTTAAGCCTCTtacaattataaattaatttaaagtagtattatttaaaataacaatagaaTCTTTCTCTATCTCAAATTTTAAACATCAAATTGTCTGTAAAATGTCTAAAGCAAAAATCTAAAAGATTATGCTTAATTATAATGCTAATGATAAATATagattaattatttacttttggGCTTAGACAGCCAGTCAATACATCATTATTAAGACTTTGAGTTAAGTATCAAACTAAATGTTAGTTACAACATATGCAGCAATAACTAAGGTGTGTAAATATAGTTATTGGCTGAAATATCTTACTGATTCATGTTCTTATTTACTAATTTTACAGTAAAACACTGGTTAGAGCTTCAAAAGCGATTACTTTGAGCAATGCCTAGAAAGTCTATAACTCTATAGAAGACATGCTGCAAGCAAGACAGCAAAAATTTTGGATCATCTTTTGTAGCATTTTAGCATGTTAATCAAAATCATAAGTTCTTTGTACACATTGTCAgttgatttaatttaaattcTGTCATGTACTAAGTTACTTAAAAATTGGGGACTGTATATAGTTATTGCAAATGGGTATTTTTACAAGTGTAATCTTCaagcatttaaaaataatcctctaactttaaactttaaaactcTGGAGCAAAGGAGCAAAATaagataaaattataaaaagtgCTTTTGTTATTCATcacttacatttatttatttgtaaatcatCATTTTATAAGAAACGTCAATGCTAGTCAAAATGAGTAggtaatgtataattattattttagtaataactatttaaattttaaaagcacaagttaaattcatttaaaggatacatattatacatacttaACATTTTAAGGTCATGTAATATGATCACTTgttattatatctatataagtaagttaaataatgaaatgagaAGGAAGTTTttaagtattttttttctttctttctttaatatggacataataaaacatttacacatagtaacatattattatagaaAGAAGTAATGAATTGCATGTTAGCAAATGTTAACAATGCAATATTTGTGCAAACAAGGGAACTGCTTTGTATATGATGTATGTGCTTGTCTGCCCACACAATAAAGTAAGTTTAAACACTTCAAAAAATTATGCCATGTACAAAAAatcatttacaaaacaaatccaACATTGGAATCTTGGTTTGATTTGAAGTTATGGTGATTTTAATTGTTTGCTAACCTATGTAACAACTTTTATCTATGCAATCAAGTAGAAATGGTATGGCGCATTTGTATgaatttgtcttaaaataatagTCGAGTTCTCAATTTTTATTACTGCTATAAAAGATTACCGATTATATCTTGTTTAGTAAATTCTTGTGCAGTCAGAGTAAGGGGTAATTGCAAACAAGCAATTATTTTTCTAATTTGCAGCAAGGGTATTACAAATTGTTTGATTTAGCTACTAATTATAGTTAATGAAAGCAAGAAACtccacattttgttttggtatttCTTCTATTCTAACGTGTTTTTTATGaccatattttttaaataatttagaacaACTAAATTTCTGTAAAAGTGTTAGCTAATGTAATTTCACTCCATCCTCCTTTCTACTTTATAAATACAAGTTCATGTAAGAGGATCGATTTATTATATATCACTTAGAGTTGACCATTTGATAGGTGTGTTATTaccaaagttttttttaataaaagtattCTTAATTTgaagcaaagaaaaaaaatgtatatgtctTTGTAAATGTTCTTGTCTACTTACTCTATATCATATATACACTCAAATTGTTTGCCACTATACTGTTTTGATAGCTAGAGTTACTACGGATTTGACACTTCACTAATAAACTtctataaaaagaaatatgtagTGTTGtctaataacaataaaaatagtgACAGCTGTTACTCTGCtacacaaaaaacaatgtaGCATCTGTTAGAGTCTTTTGTCTAATTAATggaatgttaaaaaaatgttaaaaactcTGATATCAACTAAAATACTGTCAAGTATctaacagtatattaaaaaagtgATGAACCAGTATACTATAATTATGATGTGCAACATTCAAAGTATGGATATTATGCATCTAATAAACAATTAGATATGtgacaataaatacataaaatgatACATAAATTTAGtactaaataatactaaaattgtTGGTAATGATGAGGTTATAGTGTTTCTAAAACATTCATtactaggcctatattatatttcaaatgATTAAAAGGACTTACTATGCTCAagttatatttgttaaaatttcaAATACATACAATCagcttgttttatgattttagcttgtatttaaaaaatgacatgTTCCCTTTTAGCATTTATGGAATATTAATGATAGAATAGAACTGTTGCAACTAGTTGTAGTTACTATCTTGCAAATTGTCAACACAATAATGTTTGACTATTACTAACTATCTAACTTCACAGTTTATTTACTTAATCATACGACTTTTCAGAAAGGTCAAGTGTGTATACTGTGCTATAAATTCTATTGTAATACTCATAAATATTGACTTCTGTAAAGATCATGATATCTATCCAAACTTAAAGTAGATAGTTATCACTATACTGTTTTGATAGCTGAGTTACTATGGATTTGACACTTTACTAATGACTTCAAAAAGGTCATAGGTAGTACTGCATGTGTAAtagcaattaaaataaaatgatagcCCTTACATTGTTACACGCAAAACAAGACAGAATTTGTTAAAACTCGTTTGTTTAACAGattgtctttgtttatttttatttctgtgttGTTGTTTAGAGATGTTATTAATAAGAACTTAAGAGAATAATTATGGTTCATGTATTGTAGGACCATGCATTTGAATTTTGCATATATAAAgtcttatatattttatagctattacattgagatataaatgtattgccTAATATACTCTATGCAAGggtgttttagatattttatgcagatatGCATTCAAAAAATTTAGTAACTTTTAAGTTCTTTTATTAGTCATTGTGATATTGTAAAAATTCACATCAGAAATATAATTGtaaaatcatttatatattatttaaagttgTTAGAAGTTGCATGAGGTATTTCAACAGTATTTAAGAATTTCAAAGTTCATATAACAACTATCACTCACACCATAGTATGCTATGACCACTGATAATCATTTCTTAAGTGTTCATCAGCAGTCAATGCTTGCAATTCAATATATCATATAAGTCTCATACagtaatagaataaaataaaataaagtgcataaaactgcacataaacaTACTAAGTGGCTCTAATGTAATAGCAGTCTTAAGGACTGCCTGACACACACGGTGTGCTACTACTGCAAATTCTTATTGAAcacacttaaaatatttttagatacTTCATAGGTTTAGAGAAAACTTAATGTTAATGTGTAAAAAGACAATTGTGAGATGTGTTTCGCGCAAATAAAAGGACAGATCGTCAAAGtttagtacattttttttaaacaatcttCATGTAGTTTTTGCTTAATCTGAAATGGAGTCAGTAGTGGTTGTTCCTGTAAGTATAGTGCTATTGCTCCACTAACTAAAGGAGTAGCCATTGATGTTCCTGATTTAGcccattttacatgcaccatccacTAACAGCTATAATCAGCTGCTATTACATTATGGCTGGAGCAAATATGTCAACACAAGAGCCACCATTTTGTGTAGTAGTAAACATCATCTCCTTGAGCAGAGCCAGCAACAGTAATAACTTCTGATGCACTTGCAGGACTATAATAACAGGCATCACCTCTTTCATTACCAGCAGCTACAACAATTGGTATTCCCATATTAACAATATTGTTTGACATATTGTTGAGTAAATGGTTAAATGGACCACCTAATGACATTGAGATGATAGTGGACGACGAGGATTCTTATTGGTGATATTTGTTGCAGCAAAATTTAATCCATCTACAATAATACTCAATGGTGTTGAGTCGATACAAGTAATTACACGaaacactgtcaaaacagttaGCCTTTTTTAGCAACCACCATAAAAGTTTTCCACAAGCAAGACTTGCTACATGAGTTCCATGTCCATGACAATCTCTACCATGTAGAGTAGTATTATAGTAGTTGTCAACTGGTCATAACCGGATATATGGCTCTATAACCATCAAATTCATAGTGATATAATTAATACCTATTTATATAAAACTTAGTATCACATATTGAAGTATTCTTCATTACCTGTATCTAATATAAATGTCAACACCTTTTCCATTTCTTCCAGGTTCAAATATACCATCTAATATTGGACTGACTTGATCAATACGATCCAATGCCCATGAAAGTGAGTGCTTTAACAAATGTCTCTTCTTCGACAAACTCCACATTGTCAAGATATTTTATCTAAATAATGATagttatataatagtaatattctttttattgtatatatcttAAAACGAGTCACATATTCCATGCATTTTGAGTTGGACTAAAATAACTTATAACCTGATAATGTAGGCAggttattgattttttatatatatttgcaaaGTGGTGGTTCATGCAAACCACAAAACCTATCTTTTTGTGTTCTGCGGATATATAAGCCTACCAATgaggaatattatatataatatatatatatatatatatatatatatatatatatatcaaacggCTGTATACAGATTTATTATAACAGATGTATGATATAACTTATCATGAGATTCATACCAATCTACCCACTGTCACTTGATAATATAGCAATAGTAATAGTCTTTCAAAATTCTGATGTTAGCAGGTTTATAATGCTTATAGACCTctcaataatattataaaaataagatGAGGTCCATATTAACTTGCCTCTTTGCTGTTTTATAAAAGGAGCTCGAGTAGCTATTAGAAACTATcaggtaaaatattttaaattattaatctgCTATGAGCTCTATATGTGTTATATAGAGCCAACACTTCCATTATTCAAAATTTATAAGTTATATATagatctgtgtgtgtgtgcttgtctGTTAAGGCTAACCTTATGTGCTCATCTACTGACAGTTTGCAAACAATCACTTTAGCAAATTGACCTTCTATTTATGATTTTATCAGTCAAGGAATGACTTTGAACTTTTCAGCAATGGCTTCAAATTTCTCATGATCGTATCAGTGTCAGTACAACCATATACTGACCTGTTGTCTCTATTCCAGGAGCAGCACGAATAACTTGACGTGTAGCCCCCACATCTACAAGAAGAAGAACAAATATGAGAACTTGGTATTGACTTGTACGAAATTGCATGATTTAGTATCACGATACACTGTGTTGGTTAGCATGATTGGTTTCTATTTATCACGTTTGAACCACACCTCCTAATAAGAAAAGATGACATAATAAACGTAACTTGTTAGtgctatataaagaaaaaacgCATGAGatagtaaaatattacaaaaagacCAATTATTTTTCCGTAGACAgttttagtatttttaaaagaCAATAAGATGCTCAATAATGAAGTCAACACAAAGAGCTGATAAATcaacaatgaaattaaataattagtgATTAATGATGAATTAAatagtctaagagagaaaatgattaattaatgacatGAAAAATAGCTAATAGCCTTGATTTGAAAGTGGGGAGAAGAATTAAGATTTTTAATAAGGGGAGGAAAAAAGTCTCAAAGAGGTATGGCGCTTTAGAAGAAAGAATTTGAATGCGCAGAAGTTTTAAACGGGGACACTCTGATTGAGAGAATGTGAAAAACTAAAGATGTAAGAATGCAGATTTTGGAACACAAGAACATCATTAcgaacataattaatatttatttatatttaatgaatagGAATATTCTAATTGAGTAAGTAtcaatgtaatgtttaaaagaaTACATTTATAGTGACCAATGTTTGCTTTAGGTATAATGTACCATAATtgagataattttattttacttctattttgaacttttatttttattagtctgGACCTTGACAATgtggatattaatattaataaattaatccaCTGAAATCATCCCATGATATATAGCAATGATGTATAAGTCCCTAACTTATGAAATACGAACTACGACAAAACTAGGCGTCCAATTCACGatattccatattaaaaaattcaCGATTTAACCGGAAATTTGCGATATCATATTTACAATTCACGATTTTTACTATGAATTCGTGATTCTTCCACTTCTTGATTTACAGAGAAATCTCAATTATTGCAAATCGcaaattaacaattttaaagTTAATGTGCAATTCTTGATTGGTAATCGTCAATTTCTCTGTAAAATCGTGAATTTGAATATGCAATAATCTGGGTATATTTGACATGGAGGAGATGGAGAAGgtgttgatatttatatttagatgCAGGTAAACAAgaaattttataaatgttttgattCTATATAAGTATTAATTATGATCACTATGAATTTGATGGTAACAGAGCACTGTACACTGGATATGATCCAGTTGACAACAATGATGGAATTAACCAAAGGGGTAGAGGACATGGAAATCATGTAGCAAGTTGCTTGTGGAAAAAATTATGGTGTTGCCAAAAAAAACTATCTGGCATGCTGTACAATTAGACAGCAGAGTGAATATAACTTGTGTTAAAGCCAACACAGATCGATGCAGGACACTATAGTCAGATATGATATTATTGTCaagtaaatgtattaatttctagaTAGAGATTTATTAATGATGACTAATGATGATGTCACATATATTGTTGCTACAGACATTAAATAAGAATAAGGAcatgaaaatatacatattgtctTGTGTCATATCATATCTATctatcccatccatccatccatccatcctccatccatctatccatccaacatctatctatttatatttatctatatctatatctatatctatctatttatctatatatatataaaacaaccaGTCTTTTAACATTATACTAACATTAAAGTTATATTATACTATAACATTAATAgtataatataacattaaagTATATTATACTGCCTAGGCAATATAAACAATTGATTGAATGTTAACCATCCATGGTTTCACACTTGGAGGTGTAGCTGAATGTGATacctataaaacaaaaatagacaaACTAGCACTATGTATTGTGatggtaaatatttcaattttgtaCAAAAAATACTTAAGTCTATATTAGCGTCTTCTCtttcaaattaacaaacatTGTATGTTTGTGGCTATTTTTGTTGTGTCTATTAATTTTGGAGATGTGGAGTAATTGTTTGTATTCCATTTCAAATGTTAACAGTTATGGTTCAAGAATGGAGGGGTAATCCACTGCTACAGTATTACTGTCTACCAATATTATGACACTCTTATGCAAACGAGCTTATTGTTGTATGAAATCTCCTCAATTGAGGTCCTCACTTTGTTTCACACCATAAGAAGGTCATGAGATACAAGCTATCTCAGTAACATCAACATGCAATTTTTTCTGATGTttttaggaaaaaaaatcactctgcaatttttatattaatttaatagatTTTTCTGAAATGTTAAAGTATTAAATATCCTGGAGTTATTTTAAACAGAACCAAGGACGGACCATTCcaatttcttattttaaatttcttttttctattttccCTCACGTTTTGAATAATTTCACTAAACGATCCAGGTaccaaccacccccccccccccccccccccccctcccccccccccccccatttccccATCACCGTAATTGTAAGTTGTTACATCATCGTTCGTGAATTTGGAGGAGTGGTTCAACGTGATGATTATAAGTAAGCAGCTACTCAAATTAACAAGTGTATCGTGATGTAAACATGCAATTTCCTACAAGTCTGTATCAAGTTCTAGTATTAATTCTTCTCTTTGCAGTGTTGTGCAGACACGTCGAGTAATTCGTGCTGCTCCTGGAATCAAGACAAACAGGTCAATATATGGTTGTACTGACACAGATACCAGTCATGAGAAGATTTAAAGCCATTGCTGAAATAGTTCGAACTCAGTCCTTGAATTCAAATTCACAAAATTGAAGGTCCATTTGCCAAAGTGGTTGTCACAAAGCTCTCAGTAGATAAAGCACATAAGGTTAGCCTTAAAACACActcatgacacacacacacataagcaAATA
The DNA window shown above is from Gigantopelta aegis isolate Gae_Host unplaced genomic scaffold, Gae_host_genome ctg4336_pilon_pilon, whole genome shotgun sequence and carries:
- the LOC121392712 gene encoding LOW QUALITY PROTEIN: alkaline protease 1-like (The sequence of the model RefSeq protein was modified relative to this genomic sequence to represent the inferred CDS: deleted 4 bases in 3 codons) → MQFRTSQYQVLIFVLLLVDVGATRQVIRAAPGIETTGQYMIKYLDNVEFVEEETFVKASLSWALDRIDQVSPILDGIFEPGRNGKGVDIYIRYRLTVLTVFRVITCIDSTPLSIIVDGLNFAATNITNESSSSTIISMSLGGPFNHLLNNMSNNIVNMGIPIVVAAGNERGDACYYSPASASEVITVAGSAQGDDVYYYTNGGSCVDIFAPAIM